A DNA window from Chryseobacterium sp. MEBOG06 contains the following coding sequences:
- the nuoD gene encoding NADH dehydrogenase (quinone) subunit D, whose product MKDNSLSNILNQYESKEQIDGQLYTLNLGPTHPATHGIFQNILTMDGERILHAEQTVGYIHRAFEKISERRNYSQITTLTDRMNYCSAPINNLGWHMTVEKLIGVKVPKRVDYMRVILMELARIGDHLICNGVTGMDSGAITGLTYMFIERERIYDMYEQICGARMTTNMGRIGGFERDFTPKFHELLQDFLKTFPARFKEFGTLLERNRIFMDRTIGTGAISAERALSYGFTGPNLRAAGVDYDVRVAEPYSSYEDFDFIIPVGTSGDTYDRFMVRQQEIWESLKIIKQAYENLPEGPFHADVPDFYLPEKADVYQKMEALIYHFKIVMGETDVPKGEVYHAVEGGNGELGFYLVSDGGRSPYRLHFRRPCFIYYQAYPEMITGSVISDAIVTMCSMNIIAGELDA is encoded by the coding sequence ATGAAAGATAACTCATTATCTAATATACTAAACCAGTACGAAAGTAAGGAACAGATTGACGGGCAGCTATATACCCTGAATTTAGGACCTACCCACCCTGCTACTCACGGGATTTTCCAGAATATCTTAACGATGGACGGAGAAAGAATCCTTCACGCTGAACAAACGGTGGGATATATCCACAGAGCATTTGAGAAAATTTCTGAAAGAAGAAACTATTCTCAGATTACTACACTTACTGACCGTATGAACTACTGTTCTGCACCAATCAATAACTTAGGTTGGCATATGACAGTAGAGAAGCTGATTGGCGTTAAAGTTCCAAAGCGTGTAGACTATATGCGTGTTATATTGATGGAGCTTGCCAGAATTGGTGACCACCTGATCTGTAACGGGGTAACCGGAATGGACTCAGGAGCAATTACAGGTCTTACTTATATGTTCATCGAAAGAGAACGTATTTATGATATGTATGAGCAGATCTGCGGAGCAAGGATGACCACCAATATGGGAAGAATTGGAGGATTTGAAAGAGACTTCACCCCAAAATTCCATGAGTTATTACAAGATTTCTTAAAAACATTCCCTGCAAGATTTAAAGAGTTCGGTACTCTATTAGAACGAAACAGAATCTTTATGGACAGAACCATCGGTACAGGAGCTATTTCTGCCGAAAGAGCACTAAGCTACGGTTTCACAGGTCCCAACCTACGTGCAGCAGGTGTAGATTACGATGTAAGAGTGGCAGAGCCCTATTCATCATACGAAGATTTCGACTTTATTATTCCTGTAGGAACTTCAGGAGATACGTACGACCGTTTCATGGTTCGTCAACAAGAAATCTGGGAATCTCTTAAAATTATCAAACAAGCCTACGAAAACCTTCCTGAAGGACCATTCCACGCGGATGTTCCTGATTTTTATCTTCCTGAAAAGGCGGATGTATATCAGAAGATGGAAGCACTAATCTACCATTTCAAAATTGTAATGGGAGAAACTGATGTACCGAAAGGAGAAGTGTACCACGCTGTAGAAGGTGGAAACGGAGAATTAGGTTTCTATCTTGTCAGTGACGGAGGAAGAAGCCCTTACAGACTTCACTTCAGAAGACCATGTTTCATCTACTATCAGGCATACCCTGAAATGATTACAGGTTCTGTAATTTCAGATGCCATTGTAACGATGTGTAGTATGAATATTATTGCGGGAGAATTAGACGCATAA
- a CDS encoding NADH-quinone oxidoreductase subunit C, producing MTNEFVLEAITREFPESVISSSEPYGMLTIEVKKEDIKKIIHYLKDSSLEINFLTDICGIHYPEFPEKEIGVVYHLHNMMINFRLRLKIFMSRENIEVDSLVELYAGANWMERETYDFYGIKFKGHPDLRPILNMEDLGYHPMLKEYRLEDGTRTDKDDNMFGR from the coding sequence ATGACAAACGAATTTGTATTAGAAGCAATTACCAGAGAATTTCCGGAATCTGTTATTTCAAGCTCAGAACCTTATGGAATGCTGACCATTGAAGTGAAAAAAGAAGATATTAAGAAAATCATTCACTATCTTAAAGATTCATCATTGGAAATCAATTTCCTTACTGATATCTGTGGAATTCATTATCCTGAATTTCCGGAAAAGGAAATAGGTGTTGTCTATCACTTGCATAATATGATGATCAATTTCAGATTACGCCTGAAAATCTTTATGTCCAGAGAAAACATTGAAGTAGATTCTCTTGTTGAGCTATATGCTGGTGCTAACTGGATGGAAAGAGAAACATATGATTTCTATGGGATTAAATTTAAAGGACATCCGGATCTCAGACCTATTTTGAATATGGAAGATCTTGGATACCACCCAATGTTGAAAGAATATCGCCTTGAAGATGGTACCAGAACCGACAAAGACGATAACATGTTCGGAAGATAA
- a CDS encoding NADH-quinone oxidoreductase subunit B: MSDKKPVIRTDAPAPEGYEGEGFFATKLSSVIGMARKFSLWPLPFATSCCGIEFMATLNPTYDASRFGMERNSFSPRQADMLMVCGTISKKLGPVLKEVYTQMAEPKWVVAVGACASSGGIFDTYSVLQGIDKIIPVDVYVPGCPPRPEQIIEGVMQVQALAESESIRRRDMPEYQKLLDSYNISN, encoded by the coding sequence ATGTCAGATAAAAAACCAGTAATAAGAACAGATGCACCTGCTCCCGAAGGCTATGAAGGAGAAGGGTTTTTCGCAACAAAACTGAGCAGTGTGATCGGGATGGCAAGAAAGTTTTCACTTTGGCCATTACCATTTGCAACCTCTTGTTGTGGTATCGAGTTTATGGCTACCCTGAACCCGACCTATGATGCTTCAAGATTTGGTATGGAAAGAAACTCTTTCTCTCCAAGACAAGCAGACATGCTGATGGTTTGTGGAACTATATCAAAGAAATTAGGACCAGTCCTGAAAGAAGTGTACACTCAGATGGCTGAGCCAAAATGGGTAGTAGCAGTTGGGGCTTGTGCTTCAAGTGGTGGTATTTTTGATACCTACTCTGTTCTTCAGGGCATAGATAAAATTATTCCTGTAGATGTATATGTTCCAGGATGTCCTCCAAGACCAGAACAAATTATTGAAGGGGTAATGCAGGTACAGGCTCTTGCGGAAAGCGAAAGCATCAGAAGAAGAGATATGCCTGAATATCAGAAATTACTAGATTCTTACAACATAAGCAACTAA